Sequence from the Nitrosospira multiformis genome:
AGGTGCGCGGCTTCAAGCAGCTCTACTCGCGCTATCAGCGATCGCGCGATCTGATCAGTGTCGGTGCTTATGCGCCGGGAAGCGATCCATTGCTGGATCGGGCGATCATGCTGCATCCCCAGCTGGAGGCATTCCTTCAGCAGGGCATGTTCGAGTGCGCCGATTATACGGACAGCGCCGCTAAATTAGGTACATTGCTCGCCCCACGAGGCTGATTAGTCTTATTAAACCCTGACCGAGATTCTGATTAAAAAAATGGCAAAAAAATCTGCTTTGGATACGCTGCTCGAACTCGCCCAGACGCGCACCGACGATGCGGCAAAACGCCTGGGCGCGCTAAATGCGCAAGGGTTGGACATGGAAGCGAAGCTGGCGTTGCTGGTGCAATATTGGCAGGAATACTCCGCTCGCTTCCAGGCTTCAATGCAGCAGGGGATAACAGCATCTGATTGGCGCAACTACCAGGAATTTCTTAACAAGCTTGACGCCGCTGTTATGCAGCAACGCGAGCTTCTAGCCGCCACACAGCAACGCGTCGAGGTTGGCCGGGTGGCCTGGCAGTCGGCCAGGCGTACCCTCAAGTCCTATCACATGCTGGCACAGCGTCAGATGAGAGCGGAATTACTGCACCTGGCAAGGCACGAACAAAAGGAAACCGACGAGCGTGCGGTGAACGCCGCCGCGCGTCCGAAAGAATCGTACTAAGCGTACAACCACCCACCTTATGACAATCGGGAATATGCGATGCTAACCTCACCCATGATACAGAATTCGCCAAGTAATATACCCTCTTCCACAGTCAGGAATACTGCCTACGCTAATACCGATGAGGATATGCAGATTCCCAGCTTCGGCAAGGCGCTGGCGCAGGAAATGAACGCTAAAGGCAATGCGCCTGAAACCCGTCCAGCGGATACGAATACAAAGGCCGGCGATATCCCCGAGGAGACGGATACGGCTGCTGGCGATTCAAAAAATATGACAGATGCTAAGGATTCAACGGAATTGGAGGATTTGCGAGATTTGAAGGATACAAAGGAATTGAAGGAATTGGAGAATTCAAAGGATATGAAAGACATAAAGGATGTGAAGGATGTGAAGGGCATGGCCGTCAACAGCCCGGAGATGCGGGAAACAAGGGAAATGATGATCGATACGGCCGCCGCTTCTCCCCAATTGATGGATCTCGGCAGTATCCTGCACGGTCTGATCGCCGCGTACCGGCCTGAAGGCAGAACCGATACTCAAGCCAATACCGCAACCGATGCCGCAAATGCTTTAACCGATATACGGACAGGGCTGGCAGCTACCACCGAACAGCAGGCCAGTCTCGGGGCCATGCAGCCCGGCATGGCCGCTGTGCATCTCGGTAAAGATGGAATACCTGGGGTGCCTGATGCAGCGGCAATCGCGGATACCAGCGATCTAATGCCCGGGAACCCCAGCATGCTGGCCGCTGCGTTGACCACACCGGCAAAAGCGAAACATGCCCCAGATATCCAGGATATCCGCAGTGGAACGGCGATCAAGCTGGAACCGGGTGCCACGCAGAGCGATTTGCAACAAATCGTGCCTGGCGTGCCGGCATCCGATCAGCCCATCAACACCACAGGGCCTGGAAAATCGTTGCTGGAATCCGCACTCAGCGCGCCCAAGGATTTCCTTATAGTGGATCCTTCCGTTGCGGGATTAACCAATACGCCGATGCCGCTGGGGGCCGTATCGGCTGAACGCAGCGTTGCACCTGCCGCTGGCGCATTTGCTCATAGCGCGTTTGGCCTGGAGCCTCGTATTGGCGCGACCGGCTGGGACAACGCTCTGGGACAGAAAGTCCTGTGGATGGCTTCCAATCAGCAGCAGGTTGCGGAGTTGACCCTTAATCCATCCGATCTGGGTCCCTTGCAAGTGGTCCTGTCCGTCAACAATGACCAGGCCAGCGCAACATTTATTTCTCAAAACATTGATGTGCGGCAGGCGCTGGAAGCCGCGCTGCCGCGACTCAGGGAAATGATGGCGGACAGCGGAATCAACCTGGGCGAGACCACCGTCAGTGCCGACACTTCGCAACGGCAGGGGACATTCGGGCAGCAGGATCGCTCCCATGCACGCAACAGTGGAAGCAGAGAAACAATGATTGGGCCGAATATCGAAAGTACCGGCATCGGCATGGGCCATATTCCTGCTGGTGGGAACCGGTTGGTGGACACGTTTGCCTAAGGCCTGTTAACACTTATTTCGCACCCGCGACGGCGACGGATTTCATCCAGCACGAGGCATGAGCCGCGCGGCGGAGCAGGGCTCCGTAAGCGGCGAGTAACGAAGGGCTGGATGAAATCCGTCCCGTCCCTTCGGGTTGCGCAAAAAAACGCGGATGCCGCGTTGCAAAGCTTAGCCATAGGCCCACTATGGCCTGCGCTTCGTGCCTTGCCTCCACGTTTTTGTGTAGCAACGCGGGTGCGAAACAAGTGTTAACAGGCCTTAGCAGTCTGTCGGATTTAAAGGAAATCGGCTGCAGAAGCGTCTGGCTGGTCCATATTTCGCCGCTTTTTCGTCCAAAAATGAGTTGCGTATATCACCGCTAAAGAAAGTGCCAGCACCGCCGTTATCAAGTTATTGCTACTAAAATCATATTATGGGGATCGGCATGCACAGCACCTATGATTACTGGCTCGTCGCGCTATCGCTTGTCGTGGCCACGCTTGCCTCTTATACCGCGCTGGATCTGTCGGGCCACATTTCCGTATTGACGCGGCCCAGGCTACGCCACGCATGGCTCGCAGGTGGCGCGGCGGCGATGGGTATCGGCATCTGGTCGATGCATTTCATCGGGATGCTCGCCTTCTCGCTGCCCGTCCCGCTTGGCTACGATTTTGTAACTACCGGTTGCTCGCTGGTGATCGCCATGCTGCTCTCCTATTCGGTGTTGTATGTCGTCACGCAAACGAAACTGACACTTCTGCGTCTCATCACCGGCGGCACCCTGATGGGCTTCGGCATCTCCAGCATGCATTACACCGGTATGGCCGCCATGGAGATGCACCCCACCATTCACTACGATCCGATGCTGTTCGTCACGTCAATTGTCATTGCCATCGCCGCGGCCAATGCCGCCCTGTGGATTGCGTATAAGCTCAGTGACGCGGATCAGACCCACCTGATCGCCAAACGTATTGGCGCTGCCTTCCTGATGGGTATCGCGATTACCGGGATGCACTACACTGGCATGGCTGCTGCCCATTTCCCGCACGGTTCGGTGAGCGGCGCAGCCAACGACATCGATTCGCAGTGGCTTGCCACCACCATCATTTTGCTTACATTCGCGACCCTGATCGTGACGCTCATGTTGTCGCGTTTCGATGCGAGGACGAATGTTCTTATCGGCTCGGTATCTCAACTCAACGGCCAGATCGTTCGCCTGGCGACATTCGATACGTTGACGAATCTGCCGAATCGCTGGACGCTCATGGAGCGGATGGAACAAGCGATTCACGCATCCAGGCATCACCAGAAGATGTTTGCCATCCTGTTCATGGATCTTGACGGATTCAAGATTATCAACGACTCGCTAGGACACTCAGCGGGCGATGAAATCCTGAAAGCATTCGCGCAGAGGTTGCTGCATTGCGTGCGCGGCGGCGACACGGTCGCCCGGCTGGGCGGTGACGAATTCGTGGTGTTGCTCGAAAACCTTGCGTCCCCGGACGACGCAGCGGAAATGGCGGAAAGCGTGCTCAGCCGCATGCGCCAAGGCCTATGGGCCGATAGCCAGCCTCTGCAGGTAATGCCGAGCATCGGTATTTCCTTGTTTCCGCAAGATGGCGAAACTGTCGAAGCGCTGCTGAAGAATGCGGATGCCGCGATGTACGAAGCAAAACGGGGCGGGCGCAGCACCTACCGCTTTTTCGAGGCGAGCATGAATGAGGCGGCCACTCGCACTTTACAGATTCAACATGCCTTGCACGAAGCACTCAAAGCCGACTATTTTTCCCTGTGTTTCCAGCCAAAATTCCGTGGTGACAATAGCGAACTGACCGGTGCCGAAGTACTGCTCCGCTTGCGTCATCCAGAGCTTGGACCTTTGCTGCCAATGGAATTCATCCCGATCGCCGAACGCTCCGGACAGATTGTCCAGATCGGCTACTGGGTCGTACGCGAGACATGCCGGCAAATACGTCGCTGGAGGGAAAATGGTTTGCCGGCGGTCAAGGTGGCAATCAATTTGTCGCCCCGGCAATTGGAACAGTCGGATCTAGTCGCGAGAATGCTGGATATTGTCCGCTCCGAACAAGTCCCATGCGAACAAATCATGTTTGAAATCACCGAGACCGTGGCGATGCAGGACGCACCCAAAACGACCAACATGATCCGAGAGTTCCAGGAAAACAATTTCGAAATCGCCATCGATGATTTCGGAACCGGCTATTCAAGCCTTGCCTACTTGCAACGCTTTCGCGCCAAGCAGCTGAAGATAGACCGTTTCTTCACCAATGGCCTGGACGAATATGGTCGCGAAGGCAGCGCCATCGTTTCCGCGATTATTAAGCTTGCCCACTCCCTCGAGATGGACGTGGTGGCCGAGGGCGTCGAAACCGCTTCGCAACTTGAAAAATTGAAAGGCATGATGTGTGACGAGATGCAGGGGTTCCTGCTTGGGAAGCCTTTGGCAGTGGAAGAATTCAGTGCGCTATTGCATGGGCATAAGGGTGGGAGTTTGCTGATGTTTAAGAAGCACAGGGCAAGCGCGTAGTGAGCCCGTCTTGACCGGGAGCGAATGATCTCTGCTGCGTTTGGTCGATTGGAATAATTAGTTATTTGCCGATGCGGTCATCGTTCGCCAATTCCATGGATCTTTAGCGTCACAACTATTGGTTTCCAACCTAAATCAGGTAGTTGGACGAGGTGAAGTGTGCTGTTTTTTGGGGTGCGGGGCAAGGCGCAACGACGCGGAATGCGACCGCGCAGGGCGGAGCAGTGCCTTCCGCAGGAAGGTGCGACCCCGAAGCGGGATGCGGGCGCCCCATGCACGTGGAACGCGATCGCGGCATTCCCTACGCTGCCCGATCCCCGCTTCGCGGGGCCCCTCGTGCGACGCTTCGGGGCGCCGCTCCATTCCAAGAAGTTGCAACGCAGCCATGTGCCGCAAAAACTGTGCAATTCACCCCGTAGCGGGCCTCATCCGGAAGGTGAAAGTCAAATAATACGAAATATTGTTATCAACATGACGCTGATCTATCAGATGAGCGGTCAACTACCGGATTTAGGTTCAGGATTCTCAGAATCTTGATCCGGCAGGCGCCTGACCTGGTACGACTCATGTACCGAACTTTAGTTCTTCCAGCTATTTGCATGGATGATGTTCCGGCATCAAATTCCGAGATGACGCCTTTTTCCCGCTCTGTTTTCGGCATTATCCACCGGCAATTGGCTTGATAATCCGTATCACACTATGCAACGGAGCACGATCATGGCAAGCAAGGCAAATGCACCAGGCAGGGAAGATAGGGGGGCCAGAGTGGAAAAAAAATCCGGAGGCAAAAAAATGACACTGATTATCGCTTCCGCGGTACTGCTGCTTGGGGCCGGGGGCGGAGGCGCAGCGTGGTATATGAGCCGGACTCAGGATGGAGCGCCGTTCCAGACAAGGCACGAACCACCGGTTTTTGTGAATCTGGAAACATTCACGGTCAACTTGCAATCCGAACACGGTGATCAGCATCTTCAGACCAATCTGACCCTGAAAATGGAAGACTCCTCCGCGGCTGATTTGATCAAACTTCACATGCCGGAGGTACGTAATCGCGTCCTGCTGCTGCTTTCAAGCAAGGCGGCATCACAAATCAATGGCGTTGAGGGGAAGAAAAAGCTCGCTTCCGAACTGCTCGAGGAAATAAAACAGCCATCCAGCGAGCGCAGTCCCGGGCATGCGGTTCAGAGCGTGCTTTTTACTTCGTTCGTCATTCAGTAGTTATCGATCGTGAATAACGACTTTCTTTCGAAGGAAGAAGTGGAGGCCTTGCTCAAGGGCGTCATTGGCGGCGACGGAACCGACGGGGAAAAGCCGGCCTCGGGTTTCCGTCCCTACAATCTGGCAACACAGGAGCGTATCGTGCGCGGGCGCATGCCCACGCTTGAAATCATCAATGAGCGTTTCGCGCGGCTTTTGCGCCTTGGCTTGTTCAATTTTTTGCGCCGTAGTGCGAATGTGACAGTCGGCCCGGTGCGGGCAATCAAATTCAGCGAGTTCGTACGCCACCTGGTGGCGCCGAGCAACCTGAATCTGGTCCATGTCAAGCCATTACGCGGTACATCGCTGTTCGTATTCGACCCGACGCTTGTGTTTCTGGTGGTGGACAACTTGTTCGGAGGCGATGGCCGTTTCCACCCCAGCTCGGAGGGCCGGGATTTCACTCAGACCGAGCAGCGCATTATTCAGCGATTGCTGAACCTGGTGTTCGACAGCTATGGCAAATCGTGGCAACCGGTTTATCCAATCGAGTTTGAATATATACGGGCGGAAACAAACACTCAATTCGCAAACGTGGCTACACCCAACGAGGTGGTCGTAGCCACCACTTTCGAGGTCAGCATCGGTTCCGCGGTGGGAGAAATGCACATATGCATGCCGTATTCCATTCTTGAGCCGATCCGGGACTTGTTATCCAGCAGCATGCAGGGGGAGTCGCTGGAGGTGGACAAACGCTGGGTGGGGCGGCTGTCAAAGCAGGTCCAGGCGGCAGAGGTAACAATGCTGGTGGATCTGGCACACGTACAGGTCACGCTTGATCAGATACTCAATATGCAAGTGGGGGACGTCATTCCGCTGAATATTCCCGAGCTTGTCACCGCCAGCGTGGATGGGGTGCCGGTAATGGAGTGCCGCTATGGTATTTCCAACGGCCAATATGCTCTGCGCATGGAAAAGATGCTGGGCTCAGCCATTAGCGAATGATGTCCGCCGAACGCCGCAACCTGTCGAAACGACCCTTTACGAATAAATCCGAGGAACCGAACATGCCTGCCAATAAAACCAGCGCCGCCCGTATGACCGAACAGGAAGACGCCGCGGCGCTCGCCAACGCTGAAACCAACGTTGCGCCAGCCCAGATTTTTGAACAATTCGCGGATACGCGGAAGGCAGAAATCCATAACGATATCGATATGATCATGGATATCCCGGTCCAGCTGACTGTCCAGTTGGGACGCACGAAAATCGCCATCAAGAATCTGTTGCAACTGGCCCAAGGCTCGGTGGTGGAGCTGGATGGCCTGGCGGGTGAACCGATGGACGTGCTGGTCAACGGCTATCTCATCGCCCAGGGGGAAGTGGTAGTGGTGAATGAAAAATTCGGCATTCGTCTGACCGACATCATTACCCCGAGCGAGCGCATTCGTAAACTGAATCGCTGAATCTGTAATTGCGAATTTATGCACATGTGCTTTTTTTGAGGAAATCGTGATCGTGATGGATTCATTGTGTTGTACCGCCCCTGTGCATCGCGCGGAGAACTGCCGGAAGAATTACCGGACTACGTTGGGACAATGGGTCTTCGTATGGTCTTTTGGTTATTGCGCATTTCCAGCCAACGCCGCACCGGCGGCCGCTGCTCCGGCTGCCGATGGCGGTATGCTCCAGGTCATGCTCGGCCTGGGGCTGGTGCTTGCCGTGATCGCCGGCGCCGCATGGCTGCTACGGCGGTTTGGCGGTATGCCAAGAGGTCCTGCCAATGCAATCAGGGTTATCGGCGGTTCGTCCGTCGGTCAGCGCGAGCGGGTAGTGCTGGTGGAAGTTGCCGACACCTGGCTGGTAATCGGCGTTGCACCGGGTCATGTGACGGCGTTGCATAGTATGCCAAAGGGGGAGAATGTTGCATTGAATGACCCCACGGACCGTGCGGCGGGAATCGACGCGCGTTTTCCCATATGGCTCAGGCAGGTGATGGAGAAGCGGAATGAAAAATAACAAGACTATGTCTTTTACCCGCATTGTGCTGGGAATGGCGCTGTTTGGGGCTTCATTCGTTGCGCTGGCTCAGGTGCCCGGCTTGCCCGCTTTCACCAGTACACCGACCGCAGGCGGAGGACAAAATTATTCGCTGAGCTTGCAAACCCTGCTGTTATTGACGGCACTTACTTTCCTGCCCGCCGTGCTGCTGATGATGACCGGCTTTACCCGTATCATCATTGTGCTTTCACTGTTGCGCATGGCGCTCGGTACCCAATCCTCACCACCCAATCAGGTGCTCGTCGGGCTTGCGCTGTTTCTGACTTTTTTTGTCATGGGTCCGGTATTCGACAAGATCCATACGGACGCCTACGAACCCTATACCCATAACAAGATTACGCAGGCCCAGGCGCTGGAGAGAGGTGTCGCACCGCTCAAGGCTTTCATGATGAAGCAGACCCGGGAAGCGGATCTGGCATTGTTCGTCAAACTCTCCGGTCATCCGCAGCTGAATGGACCCGAAGATGTACCGTTGCGGGTCCTGGTCCCGGCCTTTGTCACCAGCGAATTGAAAACCGCATTCCAGATCGGCTTCGCGGTGTTCATTCCCTTTCTCATCATCGATATGGTGGTGGCTTCCGTACTCATGTCCATGGGCATGATGATGGTATCGCCCGCCCTGGTGGCGCTGCCCTTCAAGCTTATGCTGTTTGTATTGGTGGACGGGTGGCATATGCTGATTGGCTCGCTGGCGGAAAGTTTCTACTAAGACGTCCGGCAGGCTTGTTGATAGATTATTGAATACCGGGTGCCGGCCCTAACCAACCATCTTTGTCATTGATGAATCACCAAGGAGAAAACCATGACACCTGAAAGCGTAATGACTCTGGGCCAGAAGGCTATGGAAGTGACCTTGATGGTCTCCGCACCCATGTTGCTGGTGGCGCTGGCGACCGGCCTGGTAGTGAGCATTTTTCAGGCCGCCACTCAGATCAATGAAATGACACTATCATTCATTCCCAAGCTGGTGGCCCTGTTCGCAACCATGGTGCTGGCCGGACCCTGGATGCTTTCCGTAATGGTCGACTATATGCGGCAGGTGCTGGAGGGAATTCCCGCAATGGTGGGGTAGCGATAACCATTGCATACCGCTGAGAACCTCCGATAGATTTAAAGCCTCCTTTGTAAATGATAACCTTCGGCTCCGCCGATCTTAATGCCTGGATGACGTCCTTCATATGGCCGCTGGCGCGTATCCTGGGGCTTCTGGCGGCGGCGCCGGTACTCGGAAACGCCGCGATTCCGACGCGGGTAAAAATCGGGCTGGGGGTACTTGTCACATTGATTGTCGCGCCAGCTATCGGACCACTGCCGAAGGTCGAACCGGGTTCGCTTGAAGGGTTGCTGATTCTCGGCCAACAGATCATTATCGGGCTGGCGATGGGCTTTGCGGTACGCATCATATTCAGCGCGGTGGAGATGGCCGGCGAAATAGCGGGCCTGCAAATGGGATTGGGTTTTGCCACTTTTTTCAGTCCCCGCAGTGACGGCAGCACGCTGGTAGTGGGGCGCTTTCTCGGCCTGCTGGCGACGCTCACTTTTCTCACTATGAATGGCCATCTGTTGATGTTGTCGGTGCTGGCGGAGAGCTTCAGCGTATTTCCCATTTCCGCGGAGCCGTTCTCGGCTGGCGGCTGGAAGATGCTCGCGGGGTGGGGTGGCAAGATTTTCGAGGCGGGCCTGGGGCTTGCGCTGCCGGTGGTAACGGCATTGCTTGTCGTCAACCTGGCACTGGGTATTCTCACCCGCGCCGCACCCCAATTGAATATTTTCGCGGTGGGTTTTCCGATCACGCTGATGGTGGGAATGGTGGCATTGATGCTGTCGCTCCCTTATTTTATCCCGGTAATCGAGCGGCTGGTTACGGAAGCGCTGGAAACCATGCTGGAGGTGGCTCGCGCCGCTACCGGCCACTCATCAGGCAATCCTCCTGGGGATTTGCCGTGATTGCCTCAATTTTCAGATTGAAACTCTACAATCATTGCCCAAATTGCGAATTGCTTACGAAGGGGCTTGCCTCCTCAGCAGCTTGACGAAATAGCTATTATCAATTCCAGGAAGAAGGGATGAGTATATTCACGAGTTTCCGACAAGTAATCGCTGTAGGTGCAGTTTACGATACATCATTCCAGGCGAAAGACTATCCTGATGGTGCGAACGCATCCTCTACACATGCTGATCAATATAGGTAAGCCCCCGGTTATGCCGGGGGACTCACCGGAGTTTGACCTTTACGATGGTCGGTGTGAATTTCTGATCTCTACCAAGAGAAAGAGGATGAGCACTATGATCAACTCAAACTTGGCATGTGATGCCGCCTTTAGGCGGCGCCAGTTTCTTGCCCCTTTGAGGGGTTAACAGAAATAGGCCTCCGGCTTTGCCGGAGGTAATTTGACTTGTTCTATACGCACCCATTCCAGCGTATGAACCACCTTCTCCAGCTTCGGTGTCAGCGAATCTGCTTCCAATCTCAATTCCGGCATCAACTCACCCTGAACCACCTGCCACCGTTGCATTACTCCTGTGTGTTGCGTAGTATCCATATCGGACGTATAGATGAAGTATTCAGGACCCCCCATCTTGCCAGCATGGCCGCCCATTTCTACCCCATCCGGCGGTTAATCCCGTTCACGCGGGGAGTTTTGCAAGAAACTCACTTGTTATTTGTCGACTTTGATCTATGAATAAACTTCAGGCTAGTTCGTCATGCTGTGGATAGTGGATCAAGGTTGTGCTCAATTCACCCTGAATTCCACTATAAGCGCGATGGCAGCATAGCCGCCAGGCACCAAGAGCAGGACAACGAAGAAGGGCAGGATCATCAGGGAAGCTTCTTTTAAAGAACATTTGTTTTTCCTATTTTTCCAATGTATTTGTTCCACTTTCGGGGCAGAGTATTGACAGAAGGAGCAGACAATGGGTTGGGCACCGAATTGGGTTGGCATCAAGGGCGGTGTTGCGGCACCGTCGACTTCCATTACCTCGGTTGCGAGGTATCCGCGGCATCTCGATATCTTTTGCGTGGGCACCGACCACGGAATTTACAGCGCCTGGTGGGATATCTCCACGGGATGGTCGAACTGGTTTCATATTGCCGGTGGCATCGCGGCGCCGGGGACGACCGTCACCGTGGTCGCCCGCAATCCCGACCACCTCGATCTTTTCGTGGTGGGATCGGACCACAAGATCTACAGCATCTGGTGGGATGCGAACGGCGGGTGGGCCAACGGCTGGT
This genomic interval carries:
- the fliJ gene encoding flagellar export protein FliJ, whose product is MAKKSALDTLLELAQTRTDDAAKRLGALNAQGLDMEAKLALLVQYWQEYSARFQASMQQGITASDWRNYQEFLNKLDAAVMQQRELLAATQQRVEVGRVAWQSARRTLKSYHMLAQRQMRAELLHLARHEQKETDERAVNAAARPKESY
- a CDS encoding flagellar hook-length control protein FliK, with product MLTSPMIQNSPSNIPSSTVRNTAYANTDEDMQIPSFGKALAQEMNAKGNAPETRPADTNTKAGDIPEETDTAAGDSKNMTDAKDSTELEDLRDLKDTKELKELENSKDMKDIKDVKDVKGMAVNSPEMRETREMMIDTAAASPQLMDLGSILHGLIAAYRPEGRTDTQANTATDAANALTDIRTGLAATTEQQASLGAMQPGMAAVHLGKDGIPGVPDAAAIADTSDLMPGNPSMLAAALTTPAKAKHAPDIQDIRSGTAIKLEPGATQSDLQQIVPGVPASDQPINTTGPGKSLLESALSAPKDFLIVDPSVAGLTNTPMPLGAVSAERSVAPAAGAFAHSAFGLEPRIGATGWDNALGQKVLWMASNQQQVAELTLNPSDLGPLQVVLSVNNDQASATFISQNIDVRQALEAALPRLREMMADSGINLGETTVSADTSQRQGTFGQQDRSHARNSGSRETMIGPNIESTGIGMGHIPAGGNRLVDTFA
- a CDS encoding putative bifunctional diguanylate cyclase/phosphodiesterase: MHSTYDYWLVALSLVVATLASYTALDLSGHISVLTRPRLRHAWLAGGAAAMGIGIWSMHFIGMLAFSLPVPLGYDFVTTGCSLVIAMLLSYSVLYVVTQTKLTLLRLITGGTLMGFGISSMHYTGMAAMEMHPTIHYDPMLFVTSIVIAIAAANAALWIAYKLSDADQTHLIAKRIGAAFLMGIAITGMHYTGMAAAHFPHGSVSGAANDIDSQWLATTIILLTFATLIVTLMLSRFDARTNVLIGSVSQLNGQIVRLATFDTLTNLPNRWTLMERMEQAIHASRHHQKMFAILFMDLDGFKIINDSLGHSAGDEILKAFAQRLLHCVRGGDTVARLGGDEFVVLLENLASPDDAAEMAESVLSRMRQGLWADSQPLQVMPSIGISLFPQDGETVEALLKNADAAMYEAKRGGRSTYRFFEASMNEAATRTLQIQHALHEALKADYFSLCFQPKFRGDNSELTGAEVLLRLRHPELGPLLPMEFIPIAERSGQIVQIGYWVVRETCRQIRRWRENGLPAVKVAINLSPRQLEQSDLVARMLDIVRSEQVPCEQIMFEITETVAMQDAPKTTNMIREFQENNFEIAIDDFGTGYSSLAYLQRFRAKQLKIDRFFTNGLDEYGREGSAIVSAIIKLAHSLEMDVVAEGVETASQLEKLKGMMCDEMQGFLLGKPLAVEEFSALLHGHKGGSLLMFKKHRASA
- the fliL gene encoding flagellar basal body-associated protein FliL produces the protein MASKANAPGREDRGARVEKKSGGKKMTLIIASAVLLLGAGGGGAAWYMSRTQDGAPFQTRHEPPVFVNLETFTVNLQSEHGDQHLQTNLTLKMEDSSAADLIKLHMPEVRNRVLLLLSSKAASQINGVEGKKKLASELLEEIKQPSSERSPGHAVQSVLFTSFVIQ
- the fliM gene encoding flagellar motor switch protein FliM; the encoded protein is MNNDFLSKEEVEALLKGVIGGDGTDGEKPASGFRPYNLATQERIVRGRMPTLEIINERFARLLRLGLFNFLRRSANVTVGPVRAIKFSEFVRHLVAPSNLNLVHVKPLRGTSLFVFDPTLVFLVVDNLFGGDGRFHPSSEGRDFTQTEQRIIQRLLNLVFDSYGKSWQPVYPIEFEYIRAETNTQFANVATPNEVVVATTFEVSIGSAVGEMHICMPYSILEPIRDLLSSSMQGESLEVDKRWVGRLSKQVQAAEVTMLVDLAHVQVTLDQILNMQVGDVIPLNIPELVTASVDGVPVMECRYGISNGQYALRMEKMLGSAISE
- the fliN gene encoding flagellar motor switch protein FliN, translated to MPANKTSAARMTEQEDAAALANAETNVAPAQIFEQFADTRKAEIHNDIDMIMDIPVQLTVQLGRTKIAIKNLLQLAQGSVVELDGLAGEPMDVLVNGYLIAQGEVVVVNEKFGIRLTDIITPSERIRKLNR
- the fliO gene encoding flagellar biosynthetic protein FliO, translated to MDSLCCTAPVHRAENCRKNYRTTLGQWVFVWSFGYCAFPANAAPAAAAPAADGGMLQVMLGLGLVLAVIAGAAWLLRRFGGMPRGPANAIRVIGGSSVGQRERVVLVEVADTWLVIGVAPGHVTALHSMPKGENVALNDPTDRAAGIDARFPIWLRQVMEKRNEK
- the fliP gene encoding flagellar type III secretion system pore protein FliP (The bacterial flagellar biogenesis protein FliP forms a type III secretion system (T3SS)-type pore required for flagellar assembly.), giving the protein MKNNKTMSFTRIVLGMALFGASFVALAQVPGLPAFTSTPTAGGGQNYSLSLQTLLLLTALTFLPAVLLMMTGFTRIIIVLSLLRMALGTQSSPPNQVLVGLALFLTFFVMGPVFDKIHTDAYEPYTHNKITQAQALERGVAPLKAFMMKQTREADLALFVKLSGHPQLNGPEDVPLRVLVPAFVTSELKTAFQIGFAVFIPFLIIDMVVASVLMSMGMMMVSPALVALPFKLMLFVLVDGWHMLIGSLAESFY
- the fliQ gene encoding flagellar biosynthesis protein FliQ, translating into MTPESVMTLGQKAMEVTLMVSAPMLLVALATGLVVSIFQAATQINEMTLSFIPKLVALFATMVLAGPWMLSVMVDYMRQVLEGIPAMVG
- the fliR gene encoding flagellar biosynthetic protein FliR, coding for MITFGSADLNAWMTSFIWPLARILGLLAAAPVLGNAAIPTRVKIGLGVLVTLIVAPAIGPLPKVEPGSLEGLLILGQQIIIGLAMGFAVRIIFSAVEMAGEIAGLQMGLGFATFFSPRSDGSTLVVGRFLGLLATLTFLTMNGHLLMLSVLAESFSVFPISAEPFSAGGWKMLAGWGGKIFEAGLGLALPVVTALLVVNLALGILTRAAPQLNIFAVGFPITLMVGMVALMLSLPYFIPVIERLVTEALETMLEVARAATGHSSGNPPGDLP